In a single window of the Anguilla rostrata isolate EN2019 chromosome 6, ASM1855537v3, whole genome shotgun sequence genome:
- the LOC135256880 gene encoding uncharacterized protein LOC135256880 produces MHNVITNLPDLQNGASHWIRVLEEETTGRILAVGDLKALLGKVVGMETMLDIFEQAGFDRNHAQSPAVDGGPFDNVCGIVWTALRALYPARPDMTALTGPPLKDNELPATYIHMQLRRWRSLTERDVQADPIMTTLFRKAIQEGMSPELGRRLDEVVGLNTMTHREFVDHVVHAVDRQRKEGKKLEDRTKDIQRKLLQLQLEELRAKEKRREITELRAKEKEVKKVASVKIQNMDNEFFDFEATPLPEPRSSRMVPQPTVVYDFSGIPHPVAMQDTKEQYIRGAKGGTQGVQEEAAALLSEDGESGGTAGADTSPGSNSTNSAPAGPVPESQVGFPGE; encoded by the exons AtgcataatgtaataaccaatCTCCCTGATTTGCAGAATGGAGCAAGCCACTGGATcagggtgctggaggaggagacgaCAGGCCGGATCCTGGCTGTGGGGGACCTGAAGGCTCTCCTGGGAAAGGTTGTGGGGATGGAAACAATGCTGGACATATTTGAGCAGGCTGGCTTTGACAGAAACCATGCGCAGTCTCCAGCAGTGGATGGTGGGCCGTTTGATAACGTGTGTGGGATTGTTTGGACTGCTCTGCGAGCCCTGTATCCCGCACGACCGGACATGACGGCCTTAACGGGACCGCCGTTAAAAGACAATGAACTACCGGCAACATACATCCACATGCAGTTGCGCAGATGGAGATCGTTAACTGAAAGGGACGTACAGGCAGATCCCATAATGACCACCCTCTTCCGCAAAGCCATCCAGGAGGGGATGTCACCGGAATTGGGGCGCCGCCTCGATGAGGTGGTGGGACTGAACACCATGACACACAGAGAGTTTGTGGATCACGTGGTGCACGCTGTGGACAGGCAGCggaaagaagggaaaaagcTGGAAGATCGAACAAAAGACATTCAAAGGAAGCTACTGCAgttgcagctggaggagctgagagcCAAAGAAAAAAGGCGAGAAATAACGGAGCTGAGAGCCAAAGAAAAAGAGGTGAAAAAAGTGGCATCGGTGAAAATACAGAATATGGACAATGAATTCTTTGACTTTGAAGCCACTCCCCTGCCTGAACCACGGAGCAGCCGGATGGTGCCCCAGCCGACGGTGGTCTACGACTTCTCCGGCATCCCTCACCCAGTGGCCATGCAAG ATACAAAAGAACAGTACATAAGGGGGGCAAAAGGGGGGACACAAGGTGTCCAGGAAGaagctgcagctctgctctcagAAGATGGGGAGAGCGGAGGGACTGCGGGCGCTGACACCAGCCCAGGGAGCAACAGCACCAACAGTGCCCCTGCGGGTCCAGTACCAGAATCGCAGGTCGGCTTTCCAGGGGAGTGA